TATTGCCAACATTTTTTATGTCTAAGTGATTTTCAGAATCTTTAAGAATAAAGGATGTTGGCCTAATGCTTGCCATACCTTCAACCATAGAGTTCATTTTAGTGAATTTTAGATTATAAAGAAGATCTTCCCGAGCCTTTCCTTGATCTATTCCAAGGTTATGTGTAAGAGAATCAAGCATTACAGTTGGAGCTAAACACTCGTAAGCTCTTGTCTTATCACCATTATTAATAGCTTTAAAATATGCTTTTACTACATCCACTGGATCAAGTGAAGCAATGTCTTTATTTTTCCCAAGTTCAGTAAACAAACCCTTTTTCTCAACCCAATCTTCAAAATCTAATCTTGTAATATCCTTTAAATAACGTTTCTTCACAGAAGGGCCAATTTCAAATTGATTAAAAGCTAACCAGGCACCAACTACATTTTGATTATTAACCAATAATACCAGATTAGAAGGATATTTACTGAGATCTGAAACATTAGGAAGTCCATCAAC
The genomic region above belongs to Clostridium sp. AWRP and contains:
- a CDS encoding DUF4829 domain-containing protein translates to MKKIFLFIIIFMMLLSGCGKSDKSTNAVKSDISPQAFLKFYDLKVQKNPHKFKVDVPKSWNVSPGEYPTGLFWQLANEFSKDVGLDLIPLKGTTVDVWRYSLVDGLPNVSDLSKYPSNLVLLVNNQNVVGAWLAFNQFEIGPSVKKRYLKDITRLDFEDWVEKKGLFTELGKNKDIASLDPVDVVKAYFKAINNGDKTRAYECLAPTVMLDSLTHNLGIDQGKAREDLLYNLKFTKMNSMVEGMASIRPTSFILKDSENHLDIKNVGNRTEVAVDTAWFNNDNSKDGTFVTLKKYANGWKIKGTGNP